One segment of Funiculus sociatus GB2-C1 DNA contains the following:
- a CDS encoding exodeoxyribonuclease III — translation MKVATWNVNSVRTRLDHVVQWLQDNPVDVLCLQETKVVDKDFPRSPLESLGYHVYVSGQKSYNGVAILSRKPLEDVSTGFAPILCRDTMPCPYSELDEQKRVITGVVDGVRILNLYVPNGSAVGSEKYEYKLLWLKTLREYLHLICSASETPAQIKESPHPKSDPPDKLGGFQDLTSLCMCGDFNIALEDRDIHDPASYKGRIMASEAERQALSSILELGLADAFRKFTIETGHYSWWDYRAGAFRRNWGWRIDHHYLTPDLYERSKSCTIDVTPRQLSQPSDHTPVIVEF, via the coding sequence ATGAAAGTTGCAACTTGGAATGTCAACTCAGTACGCACTCGCCTGGATCATGTGGTGCAGTGGTTGCAGGATAATCCTGTCGATGTCCTCTGCTTGCAAGAAACCAAAGTAGTAGATAAAGACTTTCCGCGATCGCCCTTAGAGTCGCTAGGCTACCACGTCTACGTTTCTGGACAAAAATCCTACAACGGCGTTGCCATTCTCAGCCGAAAACCCCTTGAGGATGTCAGCACAGGCTTTGCGCCTATTTTGTGTAGGGATACGATGCCGTGTCCCTACAGCGAATTAGACGAACAAAAACGGGTAATTACTGGCGTTGTCGATGGTGTCCGCATCCTCAATCTTTACGTCCCCAATGGTTCCGCCGTAGGTAGCGAAAAATACGAATACAAACTTCTTTGGCTAAAAACCCTGCGCGAGTACCTGCACCTTATTTGTAGCGCAAGCGAGACACCTGCCCAAATCAAAGAATCCCCTCATCCAAAATCCGATCCCCCCGATAAATTGGGGGGATTTCAAGATTTAACATCTCTATGTATGTGCGGTGATTTCAATATTGCCCTAGAAGACCGCGATATACATGATCCAGCCAGTTATAAAGGTCGGATCATGGCATCCGAGGCAGAGCGTCAAGCTTTAAGCTCTATTTTAGAATTAGGTTTGGCAGATGCCTTTCGGAAATTCACAATAGAGACAGGACATTACAGCTGGTGGGACTATCGTGCGGGGGCATTTCGACGGAACTGGGGTTGGCGAATTGACCATCACTACCTGACACCAGACCTTTACGAACGCTCAAAAAGCTGCACCATTGATGTCACCCCGCGTCAGTTATCTCAACCCAGCGATCATACCCCAGTGATTGTGGAATTTTAG
- a CDS encoding DUF2294 domain-containing protein yields the protein MDSSSPTRGQLERTLSQRIQSLYRTQLGHQPSQVSCQIFDEKLAIILENSITQPEQLLAQNGQEELAEQVRSDLEKALQPQLKSLIEEVLGVSVIDLLSDAKIETGRTGTIVVLSSAPQVRNS from the coding sequence ATGGACTCATCCTCTCCTACACGCGGGCAACTAGAAAGAACCCTTTCGCAGAGGATTCAATCTTTATACCGCACTCAGCTTGGGCATCAGCCGAGTCAAGTTAGTTGCCAGATTTTTGATGAAAAACTTGCCATCATTCTAGAAAATTCCATCACCCAGCCGGAGCAACTTTTGGCTCAGAATGGTCAAGAGGAGTTAGCTGAGCAAGTACGGTCAGATTTAGAAAAGGCTCTACAGCCACAACTTAAATCTCTAATTGAGGAAGTGCTGGGTGTATCTGTGATCGACTTACTCAGCGATGCCAAAATAGAAACAGGTCGTACTGGTACTATTGTGGTCTTGTCTAGCGCTCCTCAAGTTCGCAATTCATGA
- a CDS encoding sensor histidine kinase gives MLGTTIGLVTGDYYQKQAQTQMRIANRQKHLLSDLENAVNAVHSHPQRLVIILGESIWFDYETAKFLGDVNRVKKLISDFEFFIETHPRNLVRDTTNLKDLLQGYETNTEAYAGLMQSLWQQIDPPNLTPENIPAAQQRLLTFIRGKSATDITVKFDRLSESLSQFKVSAEFQQAQANQRVEEAETLRLQIIAVSMLLSVAMAVALALITSRAIARPIESLTQVAKRVTQEANFELQATVKTEDEVGSLAISLNQLVQWVGEYTHELELARQTLEQRVEERTQELTQALQYLKSTQTHLIQAEKMSSLGQMVAGVAHEINNPINFIYGNLGYANDYTQQLLELVELYQQHYPNPTPEIKDKIEMIELEFLAEDLPKLLSSMRMGVDRIRQIVVSLRNFSRLDESEMKSVDIHEGINSTLLILNNRLKHEIQVINKYGDLPLIECYPAQLNQVFMNIISNAIDALLEESTQASKQIIIQTQRIDFSHIQVGIRDNGMGIPPEIREKLFDPFFTTKPVGKGTGLGLSISYQIIEKHKGKIDVISAIGQGTEFAVTLPIQNKG, from the coding sequence GTGCTTGGAACAACTATTGGGCTAGTCACTGGAGACTATTACCAAAAACAGGCTCAGACACAGATGAGGATTGCCAATAGGCAAAAACATCTCCTGAGTGATTTAGAAAATGCTGTTAATGCGGTACATTCACATCCTCAACGGCTGGTCATCATTCTGGGAGAGTCAATCTGGTTTGACTATGAAACGGCTAAATTTTTGGGTGATGTTAATCGGGTTAAGAAACTCATCTCTGATTTTGAATTTTTCATAGAAACTCATCCTCGTAACTTAGTCAGAGACACCACAAATCTAAAGGATTTATTACAGGGGTATGAAACGAACACAGAGGCTTACGCTGGGCTGATGCAGTCTCTGTGGCAGCAAATCGATCCCCCTAACTTAACACCAGAAAATATTCCAGCAGCACAGCAACGGTTGTTAACTTTTATTAGAGGAAAATCAGCAACTGATATCACTGTTAAGTTTGACCGCCTTTCTGAAAGTTTATCCCAATTCAAAGTAAGTGCTGAATTTCAACAGGCACAAGCAAATCAAAGGGTTGAAGAAGCAGAAACATTAAGGCTGCAAATTATTGCTGTAAGTATGCTGTTGTCAGTTGCAATGGCAGTGGCTCTAGCGCTGATTACCAGTCGTGCGATCGCTCGTCCCATCGAAAGTTTGACTCAAGTTGCCAAGCGAGTCACCCAGGAAGCAAATTTTGAGCTGCAAGCAACTGTTAAAACGGAGGATGAAGTGGGGTCGTTAGCAATTTCTCTCAATCAGTTGGTTCAATGGGTCGGAGAGTATACCCATGAGCTAGAGTTAGCTCGTCAGACGCTGGAGCAGCGAGTAGAGGAACGGACTCAGGAACTTACACAAGCACTCCAATACCTCAAAAGCACCCAAACACATCTAATTCAAGCCGAAAAAATGTCCAGTTTGGGGCAGATGGTAGCGGGGGTGGCTCACGAAATTAACAACCCGATCAACTTCATTTACGGCAACCTGGGTTACGCTAACGATTACACTCAACAATTGCTTGAATTAGTAGAACTCTATCAGCAACATTACCCCAATCCAACTCCTGAAATTAAAGACAAAATTGAAATGATTGAGTTGGAATTCCTTGCTGAAGATTTGCCAAAACTACTGTCCTCAATGAGGATGGGAGTTGACCGGATTCGGCAAATTGTAGTGTCTTTGCGTAACTTCTCTCGCCTTGATGAATCTGAGATGAAATCAGTCGATATCCATGAAGGAATTAATAGTACATTATTGATATTAAATAATCGGCTCAAGCACGAGATTCAAGTAATAAATAAATATGGGGATTTGCCCCTAATTGAGTGCTATCCAGCACAACTAAATCAAGTATTTATGAATATTATTAGCAATGCAATCGATGCGCTGCTAGAAGAGTCTACCCAAGCTAGCAAGCAAATTATAATTCAGACGCAAAGAATAGATTTTTCTCACATTCAGGTAGGAATTAGAGACAATGGTATGGGGATTCCACCAGAAATTAGAGAAAAGCTGTTCGATCCATTCTTCACAACAAAGCCAGTAGGTAAAGGCACAGGCTTAGGGCTGTCTATTTCCTACCAAATTATTGAAAAGCATAAAGGTAAGATAGATGTGATTTCAGCGATTGGGCAGGGAACGGAGTTTGCAGTCACTCTGCCTATCCAGAATAAGGGCTAA
- a CDS encoding DUF2294 domain-containing protein — protein MYKNLFFLKAIAMQEKLKPTCAQLEQTLSQRVEDFWHTHLGHHPSKVTCQILGDKIAIVIDNSVTQPEQFLADSGKENLVERMRFNLDKAIHQQLQNLIEEVVEIPVLDLMLHSSLETSRTSSIVVLAAVPMTRNPSALPQEQQQTESG, from the coding sequence ATGTATAAAAATTTATTCTTCCTCAAAGCGATCGCTATGCAGGAGAAATTAAAACCAACTTGCGCTCAATTAGAACAAACGCTCTCACAGCGGGTTGAGGATTTCTGGCACACTCATCTAGGACATCACCCAAGTAAAGTTACTTGCCAAATTCTCGGTGACAAAATTGCCATAGTCATAGACAATTCCGTTACTCAACCAGAACAATTTCTGGCTGATAGTGGCAAAGAAAACTTGGTTGAGCGAATGCGGTTTAATTTAGATAAAGCAATTCACCAACAACTTCAGAATCTGATTGAGGAAGTAGTGGAAATACCTGTACTCGATCTAATGCTCCACTCTAGCCTAGAAACAAGTCGTACCAGTAGCATTGTCGTTTTAGCTGCTGTGCCTATGACGCGCAATCCATCGGCACTTCCGCAGGAGCAACAACAGACAGAGTCCGGGTAA
- a CDS encoding response regulator — protein sequence MDDLELFHRSGHDFMSSNEQLSAIKAPVILAVDDDEDNLLLLTYVLEPLNCRVITAVDAHTAFEKVEIEHPDLILLDVMLPDLDGLQIVHQLRQDSKTRAIPVVAVTALAREEDRNRILTAGCNDYISKPYLIEDLEAIIHRNLTRTLSVVAPAEVPMDCAS from the coding sequence ATGGATGATTTGGAACTTTTCCACCGTAGCGGTCATGATTTTATGAGCAGCAACGAACAGTTATCTGCTATCAAAGCACCCGTAATTTTGGCGGTTGATGATGATGAAGATAACTTGCTGCTATTAACTTACGTCTTAGAGCCTCTAAATTGCAGGGTCATCACCGCGGTTGATGCTCATACTGCTTTTGAAAAGGTAGAAATTGAACATCCGGATTTGATTTTACTGGATGTGATGTTGCCTGACTTAGATGGCCTCCAAATTGTCCATCAACTCAGGCAAGATTCCAAGACTAGGGCGATTCCTGTCGTCGCTGTGACGGCTTTGGCGCGAGAAGAAGATAGAAACCGCATCCTCACAGCCGGGTGTAATGACTATATCAGCAAGCCTTACTTAATTGAGGATTTAGAAGCAATCATTCACCGGAACCTTACCCGGACTCTGTCTGTTGTTGCTCCTGCGGAAGTGCCGATGGATTGCGCGTCATAG
- a CDS encoding acetolactate synthase large subunit, with the protein MNTAELLVRCLENEGVEYIFGLPGEENLDVLEALKTSSIKFITTRHEQGAAFMADLYGRLTGKAGVCLSTLGPGATNLMTGVADANLDGAPLVAITGQVGTDRMHIESHQYLDLVAMFEPVTKWNKQIVRPSITPELVRKAFKIAQSEKPGAVHIDLPENIAEMTAVGSPLLKDGLEKTFASFHSLEKASEVISQAQNPLIMVGNGAIRADASEALTEFATRLNIPVANTFMGKGVIPYTHPLALWSVGLQQRDHISCAFDKTDLVIAVGYDLIEYSPKKWNPLGEIPIVHIGVTPAEIDSSYIPLVEVVGDISDSLREIMERADRQGKPTPYSLQLRADIRADYEQYATDDGYPIKPQKIIYDLRQVMGPEDIVISDVGAHKMWMARHYHCDRPNTCIISNGFAAMGIAIPGALAAKLVYPDRKIVAVTGDGGFMMNCQELETALRVGTAFVTLIFNDGGYGLIEWKQHNHFGESSFVHFSNPDFVKFAESMGLKGYRVESASDLIPTLKTALEQEVPSVIDCPVDYRENFRLTQKAGDLSCKIWE; encoded by the coding sequence ATGAATACAGCTGAACTGTTAGTACGTTGTTTAGAAAATGAGGGAGTCGAATATATTTTCGGACTTCCTGGTGAGGAGAATTTGGACGTTTTGGAAGCTTTAAAAACGTCTTCCATTAAGTTTATTACTACACGTCACGAGCAGGGTGCTGCTTTCATGGCGGATCTCTATGGACGACTCACAGGAAAAGCTGGCGTGTGTCTTTCAACATTAGGGCCAGGAGCTACTAACCTGATGACTGGTGTTGCAGATGCTAATCTGGATGGTGCGCCTCTAGTGGCAATTACCGGACAAGTTGGCACAGATAGAATGCACATCGAATCCCATCAATATCTGGATTTGGTGGCAATGTTTGAGCCAGTTACTAAATGGAATAAGCAGATTGTTCGTCCTAGCATTACACCGGAACTTGTTCGCAAGGCGTTTAAAATTGCTCAAAGCGAAAAGCCAGGGGCAGTTCACATTGATTTGCCGGAAAATATTGCTGAAATGACAGCTGTCGGCAGTCCCCTTCTCAAGGATGGTTTGGAGAAAACTTTTGCCTCTTTCCACAGTCTCGAAAAGGCATCTGAGGTAATTTCTCAAGCTCAAAATCCCTTGATTATGGTTGGAAATGGCGCGATTCGTGCCGATGCTAGTGAAGCCTTAACGGAATTTGCGACTCGCCTAAATATTCCCGTGGCGAATACCTTCATGGGCAAAGGTGTAATTCCCTACACCCATCCTTTAGCCTTGTGGAGTGTGGGATTGCAACAGCGAGATCACATCAGTTGTGCTTTTGATAAGACAGATTTGGTGATTGCGGTCGGCTACGATTTGATAGAATATTCCCCGAAAAAGTGGAATCCTCTAGGTGAAATTCCGATCGTCCATATAGGAGTTACACCAGCAGAAATTGATAGCAGTTATATCCCCTTGGTGGAAGTTGTGGGGGATATTTCCGACTCGCTTCGGGAAATTATGGAACGTGCCGATCGACAAGGCAAACCCACCCCTTATTCCCTACAATTACGGGCAGATATTCGGGCAGATTACGAACAGTATGCAACGGATGATGGATATCCAATCAAGCCGCAGAAAATAATTTATGACTTGCGGCAAGTGATGGGGCCAGAGGATATTGTAATTTCCGATGTAGGGGCGCACAAAATGTGGATGGCGCGTCACTACCATTGCGATCGCCCGAATACCTGTATCATTTCTAATGGCTTTGCTGCGATGGGTATCGCGATTCCAGGTGCCTTAGCCGCCAAATTAGTTTATCCAGATCGGAAAATTGTAGCCGTCACTGGCGACGGCGGTTTTATGATGAATTGCCAGGAATTAGAAACCGCCCTCCGCGTCGGAACTGCCTTTGTCACCTTAATATTTAATGATGGTGGTTACGGCTTGATTGAGTGGAAACAACACAATCATTTTGGCGAGTCTTCTTTTGTTCACTTTAGCAATCCAGATTTTGTCAAATTTGCCGAAAGTATGGGACTAAAAGGCTACCGAGTTGAATCTGCATCCGACCTAATTCCCACCCTAAAAACTGCCTTAGAACAGGAAGTTCCTTCAGTCATTGATTGTCCCGTAGACTACCGGGAAAACTTCCGTCTGACGCAAAAAGCTGGCGATTTGAGTTGCAAAATTTGGGAATAG
- a CDS encoding NAD-dependent succinate-semialdehyde dehydrogenase produces the protein MGIATINPATGETLKTFEALTDAGIETKLALADSCFVQYRNTPMAERSQWLMKAADILEGDRVRFGEMMTLEMGKTLKSAIAEVEKCALVCRYYAERAAEFLTDVPAQTDASQSFVRYQPLGVILAVMPWNFPFWQVFRFAAPALMAGNVGLLKHSSNVPQCALAIEEIFQKAGFPDGAFQTLLVGADKVASIIADDRVKAATLTGSEPAGMSLAAAAGKQIKKVVLELGGSDPFIVLESADLDAAVSTAVTARLLNNGQSCIAAKRFIVVDAIADSFEKRLVEKFEAMKIGDPMDKDTDLGPLATPSILKDLDWQVQESVNVGAKLLTGGKRLSDRKGNFYLPTILTDIPAGSPAEAEEFFGPVALLFRVKDIDAAIKLANATPFGLGASAWTNVEAERDRLINEIEAGAVFINGMVKSDPRLPFGGIKRSGYGRELGIQGIQEFVNIKTVWVR, from the coding sequence ATGGGTATTGCCACGATTAACCCAGCAACTGGGGAAACGCTAAAAACCTTTGAGGCGCTGACGGATGCGGGGATTGAAACTAAGCTAGCACTAGCAGATTCTTGCTTTGTGCAATATCGCAATACACCAATGGCAGAGCGATCGCAATGGCTGATGAAAGCTGCTGACATTTTGGAGGGCGATCGCGTCCGCTTTGGCGAGATGATGACCCTGGAAATGGGCAAAACTCTCAAGTCAGCGATCGCAGAAGTGGAAAAATGCGCCCTCGTCTGTCGCTACTATGCCGAACGCGCCGCTGAGTTTCTGACGGATGTCCCCGCCCAAACTGACGCAAGTCAAAGCTTCGTCCGCTACCAGCCCCTCGGTGTTATCCTCGCCGTGATGCCTTGGAATTTTCCCTTTTGGCAAGTGTTCCGCTTTGCTGCACCAGCGCTGATGGCGGGTAATGTCGGCTTACTTAAACACTCTTCCAACGTGCCGCAGTGTGCTTTGGCAATTGAAGAGATTTTCCAGAAAGCCGGATTTCCGGATGGAGCGTTTCAGACTTTACTGGTAGGAGCGGATAAAGTCGCTAGTATTATAGCAGACGATCGGGTGAAAGCAGCGACTTTGACTGGAAGTGAACCAGCGGGGATGAGTCTGGCTGCTGCTGCGGGGAAACAAATTAAGAAGGTTGTTTTGGAACTCGGAGGAAGCGACCCATTTATTGTTTTAGAAAGTGCAGATTTAGATGCAGCGGTGTCTACTGCTGTAACTGCTAGGCTGCTAAATAACGGTCAATCTTGTATTGCGGCGAAACGTTTTATAGTGGTGGATGCGATCGCGGACTCTTTTGAAAAGCGTCTAGTCGAGAAGTTTGAAGCGATGAAAATCGGCGATCCTATGGATAAAGACACCGACTTAGGGCCGCTAGCAACCCCATCAATTCTTAAGGACTTGGATTGGCAAGTTCAAGAAAGCGTCAACGTGGGTGCAAAACTCCTTACTGGTGGAAAGCGACTATCTGACCGTAAAGGTAACTTTTATCTTCCCACGATTTTGACCGATATTCCAGCAGGTAGCCCCGCCGAAGCTGAAGAATTTTTTGGGCCTGTGGCGTTACTATTCCGGGTGAAGGATATTGATGCTGCAATAAAGTTAGCAAATGCCACACCTTTTGGACTGGGTGCTAGTGCTTGGACTAATGTGGAAGCAGAACGCGATCGCTTGATTAATGAAATAGAAGCTGGTGCTGTATTTATTAACGGCATGGTGAAATCCGATCCGCGTCTGCCCTTTGGTGGGATTAAGCGTTCCGGATATGGGAGGGAATTAGGTATCCAAGGAATTCAGGAATTTGTGAATATCAAAACCGTGTGGGTGAGATGA
- a CDS encoding PhnD/SsuA/transferrin family substrate-binding protein has protein sequence MKRRNFLSYFLLLIAGCASAKSNSKSISSNLDTAVPDTLRFTVTDTQGLEQLQRDYGGLRTALEEVLEKKIEFVPFESYIAAAAALQSDQVDFVFTGPSEYVVMSARTNAVPIIGITRLNYYPVICVSANNKIKSVAQLKGKKIAMWKVGSTSGHLGPTKLLIDAGLNPKSDLEILMLGSKGLPALQKGEVDAWGGSSVKYEKFLKDEGLSESALPLIAKGAAFPNDLFVASSKLDSRVVKEIGDRMMENQDKLLQSLLSVEEGKFQGSKLVSANDVDYNQFREVYKLVGQGRFVQ, from the coding sequence ATGAAACGACGCAACTTCCTTTCTTACTTCCTGTTACTAATTGCAGGCTGTGCATCGGCAAAAAGTAATTCCAAGAGTATATCTTCCAATTTAGATACAGCCGTCCCTGATACACTCCGATTTACAGTGACAGATACTCAGGGACTGGAACAGTTGCAGCGCGATTATGGAGGACTGCGTACTGCGCTAGAGGAGGTATTGGAAAAGAAAATTGAGTTTGTCCCTTTTGAAAGCTATATAGCTGCTGCTGCCGCTTTGCAGTCAGATCAGGTAGACTTTGTTTTCACAGGCCCCTCAGAATATGTGGTAATGAGTGCCAGGACGAATGCAGTTCCCATCATTGGGATTACGAGACTGAACTATTACCCAGTCATCTGTGTTTCTGCTAACAACAAGATAAAATCGGTAGCACAGCTGAAAGGGAAAAAAATTGCGATGTGGAAGGTCGGCTCAACGAGTGGTCATCTTGGCCCGACAAAACTGCTAATTGATGCTGGACTAAACCCTAAATCTGACCTAGAAATCCTCATGTTAGGCAGTAAGGGATTACCCGCCTTACAAAAGGGTGAAGTTGATGCTTGGGGAGGTTCATCTGTCAAGTATGAGAAATTTCTGAAGGATGAAGGCTTATCTGAAAGTGCGTTGCCACTGATCGCGAAAGGAGCGGCCTTTCCCAATGATTTATTTGTTGCTAGTAGCAAGCTGGATTCACGGGTTGTCAAAGAAATAGGCGATCGCATGATGGAAAATCAAGATAAACTGCTCCAAAGTCTTTTATCCGTTGAAGAAGGAAAGTTTCAAGGGTCGAAGCTAGTTTCAGCCAATGATGTTGATTACAACCAATTTCGTGAGGTATACAAACTTGTTGGGCAAGGTCGTTTTGTTCAGTAA
- a CDS encoding SDR family oxidoreductase, giving the protein MFLVTGATGGLGRRIVRSLRERQMPVRAFVRLTSRYSELEHRGAEIFIGDLQQDKDIEKACRGVQYIISAHGGEGNAQALGYRANIELIDRAKEAGVQHFVFISVLGVDRGYEDAPSFKAKREVEKYLIASGLNYTILRPSGFASNLLPLAEQFRETGIYLLIGDRQSRTSIVSTDDLAQIAVGSVSIEGARNQILSVGGPDVLQRQDIPRIFGRIFNTEPIIINPPLFVLDGFRSALGLVNPKASKALGTFRTLLDNEFFCTPQEVENLETIFGMKMESLESFLRRYLGV; this is encoded by the coding sequence ATGTTTTTAGTAACTGGAGCCACAGGAGGACTCGGACGACGGATCGTGAGATCGCTTCGAGAACGACAAATGCCAGTGCGGGCTTTTGTCCGCCTCACGTCTCGCTACAGCGAACTCGAACACCGAGGAGCAGAAATATTTATCGGTGACTTGCAGCAAGACAAGGATATCGAAAAAGCTTGTCGGGGCGTTCAGTATATTATCAGCGCTCACGGAGGTGAGGGCAATGCTCAAGCATTAGGCTACCGAGCTAATATTGAACTGATCGATCGGGCAAAAGAAGCGGGTGTCCAGCACTTTGTCTTTATTTCGGTACTGGGAGTAGATAGGGGATATGAAGATGCACCATCGTTTAAGGCAAAACGGGAAGTCGAAAAGTATCTAATCGCAAGTGGTTTAAACTACACCATCCTGCGCCCATCTGGTTTTGCCTCAAATCTCCTACCTTTAGCAGAACAATTTCGGGAAACTGGGATTTATTTACTTATTGGCGATCGCCAAAGTCGGACTTCTATCGTGAGTACCGACGACTTGGCACAGATTGCTGTAGGCTCTGTAAGCATTGAAGGTGCCAGAAATCAAATTTTATCCGTAGGCGGGCCAGATGTCCTCCAGCGTCAGGATATCCCCCGGATCTTTGGTCGCATCTTCAACACAGAGCCGATTATCATTAACCCACCGCTGTTTGTGTTGGATGGATTCCGGAGTGCTTTGGGGCTGGTGAATCCGAAAGCGTCTAAAGCTCTTGGCACCTTTCGCACTTTACTAGACAATGAATTTTTCTGCACACCCCAAGAGGTTGAGAATTTAGAGACAATTTTTGGAATGAAGATGGAATCGTTGGAGAGTTTCTTACGGCGTTACTTGGGGGTTTGA
- a CDS encoding response regulator, which produces MTSPEQSINSDANSNTQEIVKQPMILVVEDNEDNLLLLSEVLLAIDCSFITTTNGNAAILLAQTYQPKLILLDILLPDMNGEEVVYNLKQNPQTMTIPIVAVTALARPEDRKNLLFAGCSDYISKPYLIDDLETIIFRYLGQF; this is translated from the coding sequence ATGACTTCCCCGGAACAAAGCATAAATTCGGATGCTAACAGCAACACTCAAGAAATTGTCAAACAGCCGATGATTTTGGTTGTAGAAGACAATGAAGACAACTTATTGCTGCTTTCCGAAGTGCTACTGGCTATTGATTGCTCGTTCATCACCACCACCAACGGTAACGCAGCTATACTGTTAGCACAAACTTACCAGCCAAAACTAATTTTGTTGGATATCTTATTGCCCGATATGAACGGTGAAGAAGTTGTCTACAATCTTAAGCAGAATCCCCAAACTATGACAATCCCAATTGTTGCTGTCACTGCTTTGGCAAGACCAGAAGATAGAAAGAACCTTTTATTCGCAGGCTGTAGTGACTATATTAGCAAGCCTTATCTAATTGACGATCTAGAAACTATTATTTTCCGCTATCTGGGACAATTTTAA
- a CDS encoding zinc-dependent dehydrogenase, with amino-acid sequence MKAQVFRGVNQLSYEEVPVPDLAADEVLVQVRVVGLCQSDIKKIRYPLYQPPRIFGHETAGTIAKVGSEVTGWQVGQRVVVMHHIPCMHCDYCLNDNFSMCDVYKNITTTAGFTPSGGGFADFVKVPGHIVRNGGLIPIPDRVSFEQASFVEPTNCCLKAVKKAAVAPGQTVLVTGAGPIGLMFIMLVKYFGARAIATDLLPSRIEKALSVGAEAAFDPRDPDFVSKIQALTGGLGVDTTLLAVPSDKAFFQALDCTRKGGKILFFAEFPDEVEIPINPNILYRREIDLMGSYSSSYRVQALAADIVFNGRIDVDALISDRYPLEDLSAAVEQAIAPTPETYKILLYPQTAE; translated from the coding sequence ATGAAAGCACAGGTATTCAGAGGCGTTAATCAACTGAGTTACGAAGAAGTACCAGTCCCGGATCTTGCAGCGGATGAAGTTTTGGTACAAGTTCGGGTAGTTGGGCTTTGTCAGTCGGATATCAAAAAAATTCGCTATCCCCTGTACCAACCGCCGCGCATCTTTGGTCACGAAACGGCTGGAACGATTGCCAAAGTGGGGAGTGAGGTGACTGGGTGGCAAGTGGGGCAAAGAGTTGTGGTGATGCACCACATTCCCTGTATGCACTGCGACTACTGCCTGAATGACAACTTCTCAATGTGCGATGTTTACAAAAATATCACTACTACGGCTGGTTTTACTCCCAGCGGTGGCGGTTTTGCAGATTTTGTCAAGGTTCCCGGTCACATTGTCCGCAATGGCGGATTGATTCCGATTCCAGATCGGGTTAGTTTTGAGCAGGCGAGTTTTGTCGAGCCTACCAACTGCTGTCTGAAGGCGGTGAAGAAAGCGGCTGTGGCTCCTGGTCAAACGGTTCTGGTGACGGGCGCAGGGCCAATTGGGCTGATGTTTATTATGCTGGTGAAGTATTTTGGAGCTAGAGCGATCGCTACCGATCTCCTACCTTCCCGGATCGAGAAAGCTTTGAGTGTTGGCGCTGAAGCTGCGTTCGATCCCCGCGATCCAGATTTTGTTAGCAAAATTCAAGCCCTTACTGGCGGTTTGGGAGTTGATACAACTCTCTTAGCAGTTCCCAGCGACAAAGCTTTTTTCCAAGCTTTAGATTGTACCAGAAAAGGTGGCAAAATTCTATTTTTTGCCGAGTTCCCGGATGAGGTAGAAATTCCCATTAATCCCAATATTTTGTATCGTCGGGAAATTGATTTAATGGGCAGTTATAGTTCATCCTATCGGGTACAAGCTTTGGCGGCAGATATTGTCTTCAATGGGCGAATTGATGTGGATGCACTAATTAGCGATCGCTATCCTCTGGAAGATTTATCAGCAGCTGTAGAACAAGCGATCGCTCCCACCCCCGAAACCTACAAGATTTTGCTCTATCCCCAGACCGCAGAGTAG